The following coding sequences lie in one Silene latifolia isolate original U9 population chromosome 5, ASM4854445v1, whole genome shotgun sequence genomic window:
- the LOC141655772 gene encoding F-box protein CPR1-like, producing the protein METGVPPTNRYPTLSKLGRHRHNSHSSLSQEPRVDHKAKDKVINDLPREVIFDILRFLPAKLLYEVVRYVCKQWYDIVSDPSFVRAHYQMTTTTTTTTASYLVQSYLNQDSVYCADQDGAKSVKVTEIHLPFKAKIQGSCNGFILLSDYRDKRMVHVMNPVTKLIHSLPPVAPGISYGFAVNSSGQYKVGRFSFLDYHQGYKMSMFTIGVDKAWRSCIEVQDHQGIPLTFGNTFHTINSCGILIAGFMYWCNIQAVSIAMDVDTETLYQISWPTDPNTKFDEGQFISMGTALGLMAKVNKLLVI; encoded by the exons ATGGAGACCGGAGTTCCACCTACGAATCGCTATCCAACTCTCTCGAAACTTGGTCGTCATCGTCACAATTCTCATTCTTCTCTTTCTCAG GAGCCAAGAGTGGACCACAAGGCGAAAGACAAAGTTATTAACGACCTTCCTAGAGAAGTAATATTTGACATCCTACGTTTTCTTCCCGCTAAACTCTTGTACGAGGTTGTCAGATACGTGTGCAAGCAATGGTACGATATAGTTAGTGACCCGTCTTTTGTTAGAGCGCATTACCAAATGACGacgactactactactactaccgcCTCTTACCTCGTACAATCTTACCTTAATCAAGATAGCGTATATTGTGCTGACCAAGACGGTGCTAAATCCGTCAAGGTAACAGAAATCCATTTACCGTTCAAGGCCAAAATTCAAGGTTCATGTAATGGCTTCATCTTGCTTTCTGATTATCGAGATAAACGAATGGTTCATGTGATGAATCCTGTTACGAAACTAATACATAGTCTGCCACCTGTCGCTCCTGGTATATCATATGGTTTTGCAGTTAATTCCTCTGGTCAGTATAAAGTGGGTCGTTTTTCCTTCCTTGACTACCATCAGGGATATAAAATGAGTATGTTTACTATCGGTGTTGATAAAGCTTGGAGATCATGTATCGAGGTTCAAGATCATCAAGGTATACCCCTGACCTTCGGAAACACATTTCATACAATTAATAGTTGTGGGATCCTTATCGCAGGATTTATGTATTGGTGTAATATTCAAGCCGTTTCTATCGCCATGGATGTCGATACAGAAACCCTTTATCAGATTTCATGGCCAACCGACCCAAATACAAAGTTTGATGAAGGCCAATTTATAAGTATGGGAACTGCACTAGGCTTAATGGCTAAAGTCAATAAgctgttggtgatttaa